Part of the Leptolyngbya sp. BL0902 genome, GCACGTAGGCATCGGGAATCAGATCGGAGCCATCGAGGACTTCTTCGAGGGCTTGGCTCATTTTTTCGCAGTCCTCTAGGCCCGTATCTTCGTTCTCCAGGCTGCGGATATCAATCCGTAGAACCGGGGGAGACTGGTTAGTTTGAAAGACTGCCTCCACCACTTCCAGTCCCAGTTGTTCGGCAACGGGGGCAGCAAGGGCAAGCACCTGGGGGATGATGGGGTGAGTCATGGCGAAGAGCGGCGGGGCGAAGGAAGAACTGGTATCTAGGGCGGGATTGCCGTGAACCAGAGGCCCACGGACAATAAAAAAGTGGGCGTTGACCCACCTCCCTAGACCCTAAGACTAAAGGAACCCAAGCCCGAAGACTTGAGTGCTTCTATTCTAACCAACTTTGGCCCTATTCGGACTCCATGCGGTTGAGGAGTTGATACACAAAGAGTTGCCGTAGGGCAGCGGCCTCTAGGTTGGGCTGGTTCGCTCTGGCCTGAAGTTCGGCAGAGTAGTAAACCAGCCCAGCGGTGGTCAGCAGCAGAATCACGATATTCCGCAGAATGAGGTAGCAGGGAAGACAACGATTTTTCATCATGATGAGAAAACCCCGATGCCGTGTTAGCGTGTGGCGACGTAACGGCTATAGCTCTATCTTAACCGTTCGCCAAGACCGTGCTGATGGGCATTATACGGTCAATAAGATCGCGCCTTAGCCTCTCCTCAGGGGTTCTTCACCCATGGACAGGAAGGACTCTGGAAAAAGTGCGCTTACCACGGCTGAGGCTAAACATTCACTTTGCCAAAGCGGCGTTCTCGCCCTTGGTAGGCGATGAGGGCTTGGTGAAATTCAGTGAGGTCAAAGTCGGGCCAGAGAGTGTCGGTGACGTAGATTTCGGCGTAGGCCAACTGCCACAACAAAAAGTTACTGATGCGCATTTCGCCACTGGTGCGGATGAGCAGGTCGGGATCGCGTAAGCCCGCTGTGTAGAGCTGCTGGCTGAACCGATCCTCGGAAATGTCGTCGGGCTGAAGTTCTCCCCGCTGTACCTGGGCCGCAAGACGGCGGCAGGCTTCAACAATTTCCTGGCGTCCACCATAGTTGGTGGCCACTGTGAACTCAATGCCCTGATTATCCTGGGTTTTAGCCATGGCCTGCTCAATTTCCGCTTGGAGGGAGGCGGGCAGAGCGGTGAGATTCCCCACAAAGCGAATCCGCACATTTTCCGCCATCATTTCCATGAGTTCTTGGCGCAGCACCCGTTCAAACAGGGTCATCAAGAAGTCCACTTCCTCTAGGGGCCGACCCCAGTTTTCTGTGGAAAAGGCGTAGGCCGTGAGGGCACCAATGCCCCAATCCCGACAGACCCGCAGCAGGGTTTTGAGGGTATCTACCCCGCGTCGATGGCCCATGATGCGGGGCAGTCCCCGGCGTTTGGCCCAGCGTCCGTTACCGTCCATAATCACCGCCACATGGTGGGGTAGGCGGTCGGGGTTGAGATCGGTGGGGCGGACGTAGGGCGCGAAGGGCTTGGGGGTCATTTTTTCTCTCGAGGAGACGACGATGCCGGACGAAATAAGCGGAGAAGCAAAGCGAGGGCCTGACTACTGAGCCGCCGCCCCAGGGTGCGAAGCTGGGGAGCTACGGCCTCACGATCCCCCGTTTTGGAGAACTTGGCGTTGAGGATGCTCCGCAGGCGGCTGCTCGTCAAGGGCCGATCTAGGATACCGCCCTCTGCCAAGGAAATCGAGCCTGTTTCCTCAGACACCACCACACACACACAATGTTCAACCCGTTCGGTGATGCCCATAGCGGCCCGGTGGCGAGTGCCCAACTGCCGCGAGGCCACCCGCTCGGAAATAGGCAAAATCACCCCGGCGGCGAGGATGCGCGATCCCCGAATCAGCATCGCCCCATCGTGGAGCAGGGTGGTGGTTTGAAAAATGGTCTGAATCAGTTCCTTGGATACCTCGGCATTCATCCGCACCCCAGGCACCGAAAAGTCTCGCTCGTCGATGGGCTTATCCACCTCCAGAATTAACAGCGCCCCCGTCCGATTTTGGGACAGTTCCTTCACCGCGTCCACAATTTCATCGATGACGCTGTCTGGCTGGGCCATGGTTTCCTTCGGCGGACTCAGCAGCTCCCACAGTCGGCCCTGCCCCAGCAGTTCTAACAGCCGCCGAAACTCCGCCTGGAGAATAAACGCCATGGCCACCGCCGAGCCAATTACCAGCTTATCCAGCACAAACCCCAGCAGCGTTAGCCCCAGGAATTTGCTCAGTGCTGCCGCCAGCATCAGAAAGATCAGCCCCCGCACCATCCACAGGGTACGCCGCTCGCCAATCACCACCAGCACCACATAGCTGAGGGCTAACACCAGCGCAATATCGAGGGCCTGGAGCGCAAACCTGACCCGGTCTAGGTTGGTTAGCCATTGCTCCCAGGGATAGTTCATGCCGTGTTAGAAGGAGGTGCCTTGCGGATAGTGCGGCGCGTCGAAGGTGGATCGAGAAATGCGAGGCTAGCCGCCGAAACGTCAAAGGAACCTTGGAGATTGGCGGCTTATGGAGGCTGAACGAATCTAGGGCTGAGCGGCCTTGAGGGCGAGGGACTCCGGTAGACAGTCCTGACGTAGGAGATCCTGAAGAGTTTCCCGCCGCAGAATTAGACGGGCTTCGCCATCCCCAACGAGAACCGCCGCTGGTCGGGGCACTCGGTTGTAGTTCGACGCCATGCTGTAATTGTAGGCACCCGTGGCCGCAACGGTGATCACATCGTCGGTGCGCAGGGTAGGCAGGGGCGCGTCTTTGATCAAGATATCCCCCGATTCGCAGTGCTTCCCGGCTAGGGTGATGGTTTCGCTGAGGGGAGCCGACATGCGGTTGGCCACCAGGGCGCGATAGACCGATTGGTAGGTGATGGGGCGCGGATTGTCGGACATGCCCCCATCCACGGCGGCGTAGGTGCGAATACCGGGGACTTCCTTTTGGCTACCCACCCGATAGGCCGTCACACAGGCACTTCCCACCAGGGAACGGCCCGGTTCGCACAGCAGCCGGGGCAGGGGCAGACCTTGGGATTTACAGGCGGCAACCACGCTGTCGCAGACGGTTTTCACCCAGGTTTCGATGCTCGGTGGGTCATCGGATTCGGTGTAGCGAATGCCCAGACCGCCCCCCACGTCCAGTTCCGTCAAGGTGAGGCCGTAGCGCTGGGCCGTCACAATCCACTGGGCCATCACGCCGCCGAGATCGGTGTGGGGGTTGAGTTCAAAAATTTGAGAGCCAATGTGGGCATGGACGCCGAGGCAGTTCAACTGGGGCTGTCCGGCCAGGAATTGGAACACCGATTCAATTTGGTCGGGATCAAAGCCAAACTTACTATCCAGGTGTCCGGTGCGGATGTATTCGTGGGTGTGGCACTCGATGCCGGGGGTAATCCGCAGCAGAATGGGCACGGTTTTGCCCTGCTGGGTAGCCAGTTCGCCCAGGGTTTTCAGTTCGTACCAGTTATCGACAACGATGCGGCACCCGGCATCCAGGGCCAGGGTCAGCTCGTCCACAGACTTATTGTTGCCGTGGAAATAGATTGTGTCAGGATTCACCCCAGCTTCGGTGGCGGTGAACAGTTCCCCCGCCGAAACCACGTCGATCCCCAGCCCTTCGGATGCCACAATGGCGCACACCGCGAGGCAGTTCCAAGCCTTGGAGGCATAGAGCACCAGGGCTTCGCCGGGATAGTACTGCTCGAACCCTTGGCGATACTGGCGGCAAGCCGCACGCAGGCTGTGGTCATCCAATATATAGAGAGGTGAGCCAAACTGCTCCACCAAATCCACCACGTCGCAGCCGCCCACAGTCAAATGATCCGCATCATTCACGGCAGCGGTGAGGGGCAGCAGGTTTTGGTTGGGTGAAGGCGAAGGCGAATCGGACAGGTAGCGGCGGCTGCTCTGGGTGCCAGCGTTGGTCGGAGGAGAGGTGAGTACCATGGAAAAAATCAGAGAAAATCTGCCGTAGAGGAATGTCTAGTAATGTCTATGCCCGGTCTGCCCTAGGGGGTTGGGTGCCAGGGCTAGGCTCTCGCCCTAGGCCGAAACCATAGACGGCCCACAATTCAGCCGCCGTTCGGGCATCCCATAGACCAGTGTACAATCAAGGACTGTGTCGATTCCCTGTGCCATGGGGCAAATTTTCTGCACTACCCCCACCCCCGATCACATCCCGGCCCTGGTTGATTTCGATCAACAGGTGCTAGGGGGGCTATGGAGTGCCGACGGCTATCAACGGGAAATGGCCAGCCCCAATAGCTGCCTGCGGGCGCTTAGCTTCTCGAATTTAGGGGCCAGCGCTGCCATCAAAGACGACTCCAAGGTCAACTATCCCGACCTGTTGGGAGTGGGTTGCTACTGGGCCATTTTGGACGAAGCCCACATCACCCTGCTCGGCATCCTACCCACCCACCAGCGGCAGGGGCTAGGGCGGTGGCTGTTGCTCCATCTACTAGAGGACGCCTGCGACCGGGAGATGAGCCGCGCCACCCTAGAGGTACGGATTTCCAACCAGCGGGCCATTGATCTCTACGAAAGCCTGGGTTTTAGCGCCTTGGGCCAGCGCAAACGCTACTACCATGACGGGGAAGATGCCCTAGTTCTCTGGCAAAATTCCCTAAAAACCGCTGCATTTCAGGAGAATTTGCGTTCCAGACGCATCGCCACCGAGGCCCGATTAGCCCAGCAGGGAATACAGATTATGACCCCAAAAAATGTAGCCAACCGAACCTAAAACCGAACCATTCCGGTTGCGAAAATTAATATTTTCTTCCAAAGCCAAGGATTGATCGGCCTTGATCCCGAGGTCATTTTAGGGATCGTGGGGATCCCATCCCCCATTGGCAAAATCAATGGTTTGATGGGCCACAAACCACAAAAATCGCTGTGCTAGAATTTCCCTATCCGGCACGCACCAGGTGATTAATACCATCATGTTTGAACGCTTCACAGAAAAAGCTATTAAAGTCATCATGCTGGCTCAGGAGGAGGCACGTCGGCTTGGCCACAACTTTGTGGGCACCGAACAAATCCTGCTGGGGCTGATTGGGGAAGGCACGGGCGTGGCCGCCAAGGTCTTAAAGTCCATGGGCGTCAATCTCAAAGATGCCCGTATCGAGGTCGAGAAGATCATTGGTCGCGGTTCTGGCTTTGTGGCCGTCGAAATCCCCTTCACCCCCCGCGCCAAGCGGGTGCTTGAACTCTCCCTGGAAGAGGCTCGTCAACTCGGCCATAACTACATTGGCACCGAGCACCTGCTCCTGGGTCTGATCCGCGAAGGCGAGGGGGTCGCGGCCCGCGTGCTCGAAAACTTAGGCGTTGACCTCTCAAAGGTGCGAACCCAAGTGATTCGGATGCTGGGGGAAACCGCCGAGGTTTCTGCTGGAAGCAGCGGTGGGCGCACCAAAACCCCCACCCTGGACGAATTTGGCTCCAACCTGACCCAGATGGCCACCGACGGCAAGCTGGATCCGGTGGTGGGTCGGCAAAAGGAAATCGAGCGGGTGATTCAAATCCTCGGTCGGCGCACCAAAAACAACCCGGTGCTGATTGGCGAACCCGGTGTGGGTAAAACCGCCATCGCCGAGGGCTTGGCCCAGCGCATCGGCAACGGCGACGTGCCAGACATCCTGGAAGATCGCCGCGTGGTGACGCTGGATATTGGTCTGCTGGTGGCGGGCACCAAGTACCGAGGCGAGTTTGAAGAACGCCTGAAGAAAATCATGGATGAGATCCGCACCGCCGGAAACGTCATCCTGGTCATCGACGAAGTCCACACCCTAATTGGGGCCGGGGCTGCGGAAGGCGCGATTGATGCCGCCAACATCCTCAAGCCTGCCCTGGCGCGGGGTGAACTCCAGTGCATTGGGGCCACCACGTTGGACGAGTACCGCAAGCACATCGAGCGGGATGCTGCTCTGGAACGCCGCTTCCAGCCCGTCATGGTGGGTGAGCCCAGTGTCGATGAAACCATCGAAATTCTCCACGGTCTGCGGGATCGCTACGAGAAGCACCACAAGCTGAAAATCTCCGACGAAGCCCTGGAAGCAGCGGCTAAACTCTCGGATCGCTATATTTCCGACCGCTTCCTGCCCGACAAGGCCATCGACCTGATCGACGAAGCCGGATCCCGTGTGCGCCTGATCAACTCCCAGCTTCCCCCCGAAGCCAAGGAGAAGGATCGGGAACTGCGCCAGGTGCTGAAGGACAAGGACAACGCCGTCCGTTCCCAGGACTTCGATAAGGCCGGGGAACTGCGGGATCGCGAAATGGAGCTGAAGGCCGAAATCCGCGCCATTGCCCAAAACAAAGCCACCGAAGACGCCGAGGGCGAAGACCAACCCGTCGTTGGCGAAGAGGACATCGCCCACATCGTCGCCTCCTGGACGGGGGTTCCGGTGAACAAGCTAACCGAGTCCGAGTCCGAGAAGCTGCTGCACATGGAAGATACCCTGCACCAGCGCTTGATTGGTCAGGATGAAGCGGTGAAGGCGATTTCCCGCGCCATCCGTCGGGCCCGGGTGGGCCTCAAGAACCCCAACCGTCCCATCGCCAGCTTCGTCTTCTCTGGCCCCACCGGGGTCGGTAAGACGGAATTGGCCAAGTCCCTGGCCTCCTACTTCTTCGGATCCGAAGAGGCGATGATCCGGCTGGATATGTCCGAATTCATGGAGCGGCACACCGTTTCCAAGCTGATCGGCTCTCCTCCGGGCTATGTGGGCTACAACGAAGGCGGTCAGCTCACCGAAGCCGTCCGTCGTCGGCCCTACACCGTGGTGCTGTTCGATGAAATCGAAAAAGCCCACCCCGACGTCTTCAACATGCTGCTGCAAATCCTGGAAGACGGTCGCCTCACCGATGCCAAGGGCCGCACGGTGGACTTCAAGAACACCCTGCTGATTATGACCTCCAACATCGGCTCTAAGGTGATCGAGAAGGGTGGCGGCGGCCTCGGCTTCGAGTTCGAGCAGGATCAGGCCGAATCCCAATACAACCGGATTCGCTCTTTGGTGAACGAGGAACTGAAGCAGTACTTCCGCCCAGAGTTCCTCAACCGTTTGGACGAAATCATCGTCTTCCGTCAGCTCACCAAGGACGAGGTGAAGCAAATCTCCGACATCCTGCTGAAGGAAGTATTCAACCGTCTGACCGAGAAGAACATCAACCTGCAAGTCACCGAGCGCTTCAAGGAGCGTCTGGTGGAAGAGGGCTACAACCCCAGCTACGGGGCACGGCCCCTGCGTCGGGCCATCATGCGCCTGCTGGAGGACACCCTGGCCGAGGAAATTCTCTCCGGTCGCTTGGGCGATGGCGACACCGCCACCGTCGATGTAGACGACAGCGGCAAGGTAACAATTCAGTCCGAGCATCGGCGTGAGCTGATCTCCGCTGAGAGCTAACCGCTGGCCCTCACCCCAACCCCTCTCCCACAGGGAGAGGGGAGCCGGAAGTCCTTCAAAGTTCCTCCCCCACATTGGGAGAGGGACTTAGGGCAAGGTCTGTAGAGATTCCGTGAGCTACATCAGTCGCTGATTCGGATCGACGGTTCATCAAGATCGGTTACTCAAGGGGAGGGCTACTTTGGCCTTCCCCTTTTACATTTCACAAGGTCATGGCCTTCACGCGCTATAATCGCGATGTTTTGACTGATACCAAAGTTAACCCCCCAACCGATTGAGGAGGCTATGGGCACCGCAGCAGCGTCGGAACCCACCATTTTGATTCTGGGTACCAGCGAGGGGCAAACTCGCCAGATGGGCCTTGACCTTCAGGAGGCAGGCTATCATCCGGTGATGGCCCATAGCCGTAAGGAGGGTCTTGCCTTGGCCACAGACATCAGCCCCGCCCTGATTGTGGTAGATCGGCTGCTGGGGAACGAGTCTGGGCTGTCGGCCTGCCAAGCCCTGCGAAAACAGGGCATCAAAACGCCCATCGTGCTGCTAATGGTGAAGGAGAACCTGGAAGATCGGGTGGCCTGCCTGGAGTGTGGGGCCGATGATTACTTCCTCAAGCCCTACCGTGCCGATGCTTTCCTCAAAATTGTGCAGCTTTACCTCAAATCCAGTCCGGCGGAGGTGGAAAGCCTGCGCTTCGGCGAACTCACCTTGGACTTGGTCAACCGCCACGCCAGCCGCAATGGTCGTGTGATCGAACTCACCATGAAAGAGTTTGACCTCTTGAAGTACCTGATGGAACATCCCCGCGAAGTTCTCCATCGGGAGCAAATTTTAGAAAACGTTTGGGGTTACGACTTCGTGGGCGAATCTAACGTGATTGAGGTTTATATTCGCTATTTGCGCCTAAAAATTGACGGTGAAGACGAAAAACGCCTGATTCAAACCGTGCGCGGCGTCGGCTATGTGCTCCGCGAAAGCTAGTTTCTCCCTGTCTACTTTTCTTTCTATAATCTGCGTCCCGGTGGTGCCATGGTTTTCCGATTCTTGTCAACCTGCTCGCGATGGCGTACTGGCCTGTGGTCGGGCTGTTGCGCGGTGCTGCTGGCCGCTAGCGTCGGCTGCACGAACCCCCAAACCATAGCTCCCACACCGACAGATACTAGCCCAGGGTCGGACAATCCTGCCCTCAGCAGCCCACCTCACAACAGCTTGGAACTTGAGGCTGACGACACACCCACAGAGCCCGACGACACCGCTAGCAATGCCACAACCAACCTAGGTCAACAGTTGCCCATTACCGCCAAAACAACTCTGGGCGGTAAAGAGATCTTCCTAGAGGTAGCTGCAACTCCGGCCCAGCAAGCCCTAGGACTGATGTACCGCGATGCCCTACCCGACGACCGAGGCATGGTATTTCCGATGAATCCCCCCCGTCCGGTACGCTTTTGGATGATGAACGTGCCCGTAGCCCTGGATATGGTGTTTGTCTACCAAGGCCAAATTCAGTATATCGCTGCTGAGGTGCCCCCCTGTATCGCCGATCCCTGCCCCACCTATGGCCCCGACAATCAACTGATCGACCACGTGATTGAACTCCGAGCCGGACGTGCCGCCGAACTAGGCTTGCAGGTAGGTGATGCTGTCGAGATTCTTCCCATTGATTAGACGGATTAAAGGGGTTGACTCAACGGGTCATAGCTAGGTAGGGAACAGACACTTTATGCTAAATCCTGATTGTTCACCCCTGATTGAAAAACCGACCTTGCTCAGGCTGAGCCTGTTGTTGGCGTAGCCTTCTCAATGGGGGAAGCTTCAATTTATATAGGGGATTCCGACTCAGCTTTAGTGTTACACCAACAGACAAAGCAAGGGCCAAAAAACTATCTAGAGCAGCACTGAATTGGCCTAAAGCGTTGACCTGGATAGACTCGGCTTATTTCCGACAAGCTATCAAACTTGTCTTGGGCCGCATCGGTGGTGGAATAGCGGAAACACATGGTACTTTAGGGCTAATTCTCTGACTCTAGAGCTTGCATCAACGTAGTAAGTAAGTGAACAGAATTAAACATAGCGATGGAGGTAAGCTGAAGAGCCACCCATCGAGATTGTTCCAGCGATGTCAACACCTCCTCTGCGAGTTGAACTGAGTGCGGAGGAAGACCTCACCCTGCAAGAGTTGCGAGTGGCATCTGACGTGCCTCAACGCACCAAAGACCGGGCTGAAGCACTGAGGTTAAGCCATCGGGGATGGACGCCAGCCCAAATTGCTGAATATTTGGGTTGGCAAGTCGCCACAACCCGCAGGGCGATTCATCGTTGGCAGCGGGAGGGGCTCTATGGGTTGTGGGATAGTCCTCGCCCAGGTCGTCCGTCGCCATGTACCCCAGCCGTGATGAGTGCATTAGAGCAGCATCTATTGACAGAGGAGGGCACCGTTAATAGTCGTCAACGACGAGACATGAGCTATGGCTTAGTCGTCGGCAGCCTCACGAGTGCCACTTACATCCGATTCATGAATTGGCAAGCCACCCGCGCCCAACGGCTATTTC contains:
- a CDS encoding isoprenyl transferase — translated: MTPKPFAPYVRPTDLNPDRLPHHVAVIMDGNGRWAKRRGLPRIMGHRRGVDTLKTLLRVCRDWGIGALTAYAFSTENWGRPLEEVDFLMTLFERVLRQELMEMMAENVRIRFVGNLTALPASLQAEIEQAMAKTQDNQGIEFTVATNYGGRQEIVEACRRLAAQVQRGELQPDDISEDRFSQQLYTAGLRDPDLLIRTSGEMRISNFLLWQLAYAEIYVTDTLWPDFDLTEFHQALIAYQGRERRFGKVNV
- a CDS encoding ATP-dependent Clp protease ATP-binding subunit, with translation MFERFTEKAIKVIMLAQEEARRLGHNFVGTEQILLGLIGEGTGVAAKVLKSMGVNLKDARIEVEKIIGRGSGFVAVEIPFTPRAKRVLELSLEEARQLGHNYIGTEHLLLGLIREGEGVAARVLENLGVDLSKVRTQVIRMLGETAEVSAGSSGGRTKTPTLDEFGSNLTQMATDGKLDPVVGRQKEIERVIQILGRRTKNNPVLIGEPGVGKTAIAEGLAQRIGNGDVPDILEDRRVVTLDIGLLVAGTKYRGEFEERLKKIMDEIRTAGNVILVIDEVHTLIGAGAAEGAIDAANILKPALARGELQCIGATTLDEYRKHIERDAALERRFQPVMVGEPSVDETIEILHGLRDRYEKHHKLKISDEALEAAAKLSDRYISDRFLPDKAIDLIDEAGSRVRLINSQLPPEAKEKDRELRQVLKDKDNAVRSQDFDKAGELRDREMELKAEIRAIAQNKATEDAEGEDQPVVGEEDIAHIVASWTGVPVNKLTESESEKLLHMEDTLHQRLIGQDEAVKAISRAIRRARVGLKNPNRPIASFVFSGPTGVGKTELAKSLASYFFGSEEAMIRLDMSEFMERHTVSKLIGSPPGYVGYNEGGQLTEAVRRRPYTVVLFDEIEKAHPDVFNMLLQILEDGRLTDAKGRTVDFKNTLLIMTSNIGSKVIEKGGGGLGFEFEQDQAESQYNRIRSLVNEELKQYFRPEFLNRLDEIIVFRQLTKDEVKQISDILLKEVFNRLTEKNINLQVTERFKERLVEEGYNPSYGARPLRRAIMRLLEDTLAEEILSGRLGDGDTATVDVDDSGKVTIQSEHRRELISAES
- the nblR gene encoding response regulator transcription factor NblR, producing the protein MGTAAASEPTILILGTSEGQTRQMGLDLQEAGYHPVMAHSRKEGLALATDISPALIVVDRLLGNESGLSACQALRKQGIKTPIVLLMVKENLEDRVACLECGADDYFLKPYRADAFLKIVQLYLKSSPAEVESLRFGELTLDLVNRHASRNGRVIELTMKEFDLLKYLMEHPREVLHREQILENVWGYDFVGESNVIEVYIRYLRLKIDGEDEKRLIQTVRGVGYVLRES
- a CDS encoding helix-turn-helix domain-containing protein — protein: MSTPPLRVELSAEEDLTLQELRVASDVPQRTKDRAEALRLSHRGWTPAQIAEYLGWQVATTRRAIHRWQREGLYGLWDSPRPGRPSPCTPAVMSALEQHLLTEEGTVNSRQRRDMSYGLVVGSLTSATYIRFMNWQATRAQRLFQRTGIATVIVQDNASIHTSKAVQERMPIWQPQGLDFFQLPPYCSQM
- a CDS encoding DUF192 domain-containing protein, whose amino-acid sequence is MVFRFLSTCSRWRTGLWSGCCAVLLAASVGCTNPQTIAPTPTDTSPGSDNPALSSPPHNSLELEADDTPTEPDDTASNATTNLGQQLPITAKTTLGGKEIFLEVAATPAQQALGLMYRDALPDDRGMVFPMNPPRPVRFWMMNVPVALDMVFVYQGQIQYIAAEVPPCIADPCPTYGPDNQLIDHVIELRAGRAAELGLQVGDAVEILPID
- the lysA gene encoding diaminopimelate decarboxylase: MVLTSPPTNAGTQSSRRYLSDSPSPSPNQNLLPLTAAVNDADHLTVGGCDVVDLVEQFGSPLYILDDHSLRAACRQYRQGFEQYYPGEALVLYASKAWNCLAVCAIVASEGLGIDVVSAGELFTATEAGVNPDTIYFHGNNKSVDELTLALDAGCRIVVDNWYELKTLGELATQQGKTVPILLRITPGIECHTHEYIRTGHLDSKFGFDPDQIESVFQFLAGQPQLNCLGVHAHIGSQIFELNPHTDLGGVMAQWIVTAQRYGLTLTELDVGGGLGIRYTESDDPPSIETWVKTVCDSVVAACKSQGLPLPRLLCEPGRSLVGSACVTAYRVGSQKEVPGIRTYAAVDGGMSDNPRPITYQSVYRALVANRMSAPLSETITLAGKHCESGDILIKDAPLPTLRTDDVITVAATGAYNYSMASNYNRVPRPAAVLVGDGEARLILRRETLQDLLRQDCLPESLALKAAQP
- a CDS encoding GNAT family N-acetyltransferase, which gives rise to MGQIFCTTPTPDHIPALVDFDQQVLGGLWSADGYQREMASPNSCLRALSFSNLGASAAIKDDSKVNYPDLLGVGCYWAILDEAHITLLGILPTHQRQGLGRWLLLHLLEDACDREMSRATLEVRISNQRAIDLYESLGFSALGQRKRYYHDGEDALVLWQNSLKTAAFQENLRSRRIATEARLAQQGIQIMTPKNVANRT
- the cdaA gene encoding diadenylate cyclase CdaA, encoding MNYPWEQWLTNLDRVRFALQALDIALVLALSYVVLVVIGERRTLWMVRGLIFLMLAAALSKFLGLTLLGFVLDKLVIGSAVAMAFILQAEFRRLLELLGQGRLWELLSPPKETMAQPDSVIDEIVDAVKELSQNRTGALLILEVDKPIDERDFSVPGVRMNAEVSKELIQTIFQTTTLLHDGAMLIRGSRILAAGVILPISERVASRQLGTRHRAAMGITERVEHCVCVVVSEETGSISLAEGGILDRPLTSSRLRSILNAKFSKTGDREAVAPQLRTLGRRLSSQALALLLRLFRPASSSPREKK